The genomic window ACGATTGAGTAGCAGGGTGTGCTTCCCCTTCCACCCTAAGCCCGATTTTTCTGCCAATGCCACTTCCATTACAGGGGCGGAATCGGTAAACACCCGATAGCCAAATTCACCGATGCGCTCTTGTATATATTCAGCCAACAACTGCAATTTTGCCCTGAGCACTTTGTGGTAATCACGCCCTCGCGCATACACAGAAATCACCGCCGCATCGGCAGCGCGGTTCTGCTCCGCGCTGCGCCAATCGGCATCTGCCGAACCAGGTAAATAATTCATGCGAGCCGAAATTACTCTTATCGTGCCGGGCACTAACTCATCAGGGCGCCAGCGCTTGCTGCCATGCGCGGCCATATAGGCCATCTCGCCGTGATAACCAGCCTCTAACCAGGCTTGAAAACCCGGTTCCACATGCGCCAGATCGACATCCGTAATACGTAGATCAGCAAAGCCGAGCTCATTTCCCTTGAGCTTGAGCTCTTGTGCTAACTGAACAAAATCTGTCATCGGCTATGCGAGGTCAAACGCGCCAGAGGATTGGCCAGACCGTATCCTGAATTAGAAGCCGATGCCTCATTCTTTGCGCTGGTTTTGCGCCCCCCGTGATTGGCTTCATCGAGTAATTCGGCTTGCTCAGGATTGAGGCCCTGCTCAATCTCAGTATTGCGTTGCATTGCCACACCAACAGCAAGAATATCGATCACCAGTAAATGTAAGATGCGGCTAATCATAGGCAAATGGGTAGAAATATCTTCGACATGATCCACAATCAAGGCCGCATCGGCCTTACGTGCCAAGGGGGACTGGCTGGCCGTAATCGCGATGATGTAGGCACCGCGTTCGCGTGCTTTATCTGCCACCTCCAATAGCTCAGGCATGCGGCCACTACTACTGATGATCACCGCGACGTCGCCTGGCTTCAATACACTTGCAGCCAGCAACTGTAAACGACTATCAGTGTAGGCTCCGCTAGAGACGCCAAAACGTAAAAATTTATATTGCGCGTCTTGTGCCACGACGCCGTAATGCCCGACCGCAAAAAATTCCACTCGATTGGCCTGGATCAACAAGGCAATGGCCTTATCGATCATTTCACGATTCAACTGGCTACGCACTTGCAAAATCGCGGAGGCAGTATTGCCCAAAACCTTGGCACCCAACTCCAGCATAGAATCATCATGTGTAACCTGGGTATGCGTCACTGGTACCGTACCAGTCAAGCCAGAGGCGAGTCTGAGCTTAAAGTCGGACAGACCTTCACAGCCCAAGGAACGGCAAAAACGAATCACGGTAGGCTGACTGACCTGCGCGGCTCTAGAAATATCGGCGATAGGATCATTTAGCGCGGCGCGTGGGTGCGCCAAAATATATTCAGCAACCCGCAATTCTGCTGGTGACAGTTCTGCGCGAGCACGCCTGATCTGACCAAGTATGGCCGAGCCAGGTGTGGCCTTAATGCTCCTGAGTTGTGCCTCCAGGATCGCCGACACACCGATAAACGTCGCGTGTTCTGCAGTAATGACGAAGGTGGGGATCGCTGCTACATACTGGCTGAAGCGGCCACGCTCCTCAAAGCGCGCGCGAAACGGTGAGGCGTCAAAGTAGGCCCCCAGACGCGGCACAATACCGCCCCCAATATAGATCCCGCCCAAGGCCCCCAAAGTAAGTGCCAGGTTGGCCGCTGCGGTCCCTAGCAAACTACAGAAGATCTCCAAAGCCTCAGCACAGACCGCATCACCAGCATTAAGTGCACGCTCTGTAATCTCAGGCGCGGTCAAATCGCTACTGGGCACGGCACGGTAATCGGCCAAGGCACGATATGTTAATTCCAGGCCGGATCCCGACAACAGGCGCTCAAACGACACGTGATCAAACGATTTCCAGGCATATTGCAGCACCGCGATTTCGCGCTCATCGCGCGGTGAAAAACTACTATGACCACCTTCAGAACCGAGTGAAATCCATCCATCCTGTAGCGGTATCAGGCCAGAAACACCCAAACCACTACCCGGGCCCAAGACCCCAATCACGCTTTGCTTGCGGGTCTCCCCACCACCAATTTGGCGCGTCTCGCTGACATCTAAGCGCGGCACTGCCATTGCCAACGCGGTGAAGTCATTGACGATGACTAAGGTATCAAAACCCAATTGCAGCCGCATTTGCTCTATAGAAAACTGCCAGTGGTAATTGGTCATACTAACGCGATCACCATCAACAGGATTGGCGATTGCCACTGCCGCATGCTCGACCTGGAGCGGCGCTATGCTATTGAGATAGAAATTAATGGCAGAATGAAAATCGGGATAATCAGCACAGCGTAAGGACGCGATATGCTCAAATTTACCTTTTTCGATTTCCAATGCGAAGCGTGCGTAAGTGCCACCGATATCGGCAATGAGCCTAGGGCTATCAAAAGAAACCATGTAGTTCCAATTCTTTATGAATAAAAAAGTATGTGCATTTTGCAATTAGGCAATGGCCTTACATCTAAATATTATCGACTGAATTGCCAACATAGCGCTACTTAACGCCTACTTAGAGACTTTTCGCCATTGTAGAAATTTTCCCTCGTGGCGGTTCAGTGTGATTTTTAACAAGACTACGAGCCAACTAGCATTGTAGTCCTGCTAGATCAAGTGTGAAAGTGCTTGATAACACGGCACGAGTACGTTCTTTGTCGGATAACAATATCAGTTAACGATGCGCGGACAAAAGTGTAGCGTCTTCCGTGCTTGGCGTTGAACGTAATTAAATATAAATGAAAGACCAATAAGTATTAGGTCGTGTTTATTGATACGACTAGAAAATACACGTAAGTAGTGCAACTACAAATCCAAATTTGAATTACATATATTTTAAATATAACTAAAAATGAAAAACTATTAC from Undibacterium parvum includes these protein-coding regions:
- a CDS encoding glucokinase, which translates into the protein MVSFDSPRLIADIGGTYARFALEIEKGKFEHIASLRCADYPDFHSAINFYLNSIAPLQVEHAAVAIANPVDGDRVSMTNYHWQFSIEQMRLQLGFDTLVIVNDFTALAMAVPRLDVSETRQIGGGETRKQSVIGVLGPGSGLGVSGLIPLQDGWISLGSEGGHSSFSPRDEREIAVLQYAWKSFDHVSFERLLSGSGLELTYRALADYRAVPSSDLTAPEITERALNAGDAVCAEALEIFCSLLGTAAANLALTLGALGGIYIGGGIVPRLGAYFDASPFRARFEERGRFSQYVAAIPTFVITAEHATFIGVSAILEAQLRSIKATPGSAILGQIRRARAELSPAELRVAEYILAHPRAALNDPIADISRAAQVSQPTVIRFCRSLGCEGLSDFKLRLASGLTGTVPVTHTQVTHDDSMLELGAKVLGNTASAILQVRSQLNREMIDKAIALLIQANRVEFFAVGHYGVVAQDAQYKFLRFGVSSGAYTDSRLQLLAASVLKPGDVAVIISSSGRMPELLEVADKARERGAYIIAITASQSPLARKADAALIVDHVEDISTHLPMISRILHLLVIDILAVGVAMQRNTEIEQGLNPEQAELLDEANHGGRKTSAKNEASASNSGYGLANPLARLTSHSR